From Toxotes jaculatrix isolate fToxJac2 chromosome 1, fToxJac2.pri, whole genome shotgun sequence, a single genomic window includes:
- the sh2d7 gene encoding SH2 domain-containing protein 7, which yields MEKKLGVDLQTETSEGGLKELVLRWFTETQAAIILNNGNFPNWFQGFAARKDAEDLLRDKALGCFLIRLSDKAIGYILSYKGHDRCRHFVITQNQDGQFVISGDCQTYDSLTELIEHFRVSPIQPFGEYLTSSCHEENAGELYDVVNCKSNGKSGVSVQALRTLWDQKKDHHSDPGNNQRLRQENDPPAVQPPALPPKSKSRKLTGTVSVDAMSLSQGVPPVPKRGIPLGFSLSGSLPESSSYSSETQTDSNRSERLQGNTAPVLKTDRDSFNSTDTSYPENLCPAGTTYSELTQVESRSKSLPQLDNNNMEEEEYSNRLSSPSFTTSYSPTPLKRVTCHTYSLHGPGAQRPSISRSEQQSDDLEMLRSNPLYQTSEVPGGSSAQQGDGMYAEVPQRPTPAGLPDDTYEQIPGEANAVQGNTYESLDDMKTKKSKSTWGKNNMKWKKFLPDYKKK from the exons ATGGAGAAGAAGTTAGGTGTTGACCTGCAGACGGAGACATCAGAGGGAGGCCTGAAGGAGCTGGTGCTGAGGTGGTTCACTGAGACACAGGCAGCGATCATCCTCAACAATGGAAACTTCCCAAACTGGTTTCAAGGCTTTGCTGCGAGAAA GGACGCGGAAGATCTACTGAGAGATAAAGCTCTGGGCTGTTTTCTCATTCGCCTCAGCGATAAAGCCATTGGCTACATCCTGTCCTACAA GGGCCACGACAGGTGCCGCCATTTTGTCATCACCCAGAACCAAGATGGGCAGTTTGTCATATCAGGAGACTGTCAGACCTACGACAGTCTCACCGAGCTGATAGAGCACTTCAGGGTCAGCCCCATCCAGCCCTTTGGAGAATACCTGACCTCCAGCTGTCACGAG GAAAACGCAGGTGAACTGTATGACGTGGTGAATTGCAAATCCAATGGGAAGTCTGGGGTGAGTGTCCAAGCTCTGCGGACTCTGTGGGACCAGAAAAAAGATCATCACAGCGACCCTGGCAACAATCAAAGGCTTCGGCAGGAAAATGACCCTCCAGCAGTTCAGCCGCCCGCGCTGCCACCTAAATCCAAAAGCAGGAAACTGACGGGAACGGTGTCTGTAGACGCAATGTCCCTCTCACAG GGTGTACCTCCAGTACCAAAAAGAGGAATTCCTCTGGGCTTCTCCCTGAGCGGATCTTTGCCTGAGTCATCATCATATTCCAGTGAAACCCAGACTGACTCAAACAGATCAGAGAGACTGCAAGGAAACACAGCCCCAGTgctaaagacagacagagactcgTTTAACAGCACTGACACAAGCTACCCTGAAAATCTTTGTCCAGCAGGTACCACATACTCTGAGCTGACACAGGTGGAGAGCAGGAGTAAATCTCTGCCACAActggacaacaacaacatggaggaggaggagtactCTAATCGGCTCAGTAGTCCCTCCTTCACAACATCTTACTCACCCACTCCCCTGAAGAGGGTCACCTGTCACACCTACTCCCTCCACGGTCCCGGGGCTCAGAGGCCGAGCATCTCCAGGTCCGAGCAGCAGAGCGATGATCTGGAAATGCTGAGATCCAACCCCTTGTACCAGACCTCTGAGGTGCCTGGAGGGAGTTCAGCTCAGCAGGGAGATGGTATGTACGCTGAGGTCCCCCAGAGGCCAACGCCTGCTGGTTTACCGGATGACACCTACGAGCAGATCCCCGGGGAGGCCAACGCGGTCCAAGGCAACACTTATGAGTCGCTGGATGACATGAAGACCAAGAAGTCCAAATCCACCTGGGGGAAAAAT AATATGAAATGGAAGAAATTCCTCCCTGATTACAAGAAGAAATAA